The following coding sequences lie in one Desertibacillus haloalkaliphilus genomic window:
- a CDS encoding N-acetylneuraminate synthase family protein, with translation MTEMIKPFVTAEIGCNHKGDLDLAKEMIKIAALYCDVDAVKFQKRTPKELLTKEEYNAPHPNPVNSYGKTYGEHREYLELTLEQHKELVETCKQWDVEYSTSVWDLTSAKEITSLNPTSIKVPSACNLHFEMLEYLADHYRGEIQLSFGMTSQEEEEKIIDFFKKKKRNKDLVIYSCVSGYPVPFEDLSLLDITRIKNKFEKDVKGIGFSGHHLGIAPDVAALTLGAKYVERHYTLDRTWKGTDHSASLEPHDLRQLVVDLRNVASALTFKEQEILEIEKVQRKKLKRG, from the coding sequence ATGACAGAAATGATAAAACCATTTGTAACAGCAGAAATTGGTTGTAATCATAAGGGAGATCTTGATCTTGCCAAGGAAATGATTAAAATTGCTGCATTGTATTGTGATGTCGATGCTGTTAAATTCCAAAAGCGAACACCAAAGGAGTTGTTAACGAAAGAGGAATACAATGCCCCTCATCCGAATCCAGTGAATTCCTATGGAAAGACGTACGGGGAGCATCGTGAATATCTTGAGTTAACATTAGAGCAGCATAAAGAATTAGTTGAAACATGTAAACAATGGGATGTTGAATATAGTACGTCTGTTTGGGATCTCACTTCGGCCAAAGAGATTACTAGTTTGAACCCAACGAGTATTAAAGTTCCTTCCGCATGTAATCTTCATTTTGAAATGCTAGAGTACCTTGCTGACCACTATAGAGGAGAGATTCAGTTATCGTTTGGAATGACGAGTCAAGAAGAAGAGGAAAAAATTATTGATTTCTTTAAGAAAAAGAAGCGAAATAAAGACCTCGTGATCTACTCGTGTGTTTCTGGTTACCCTGTGCCTTTTGAGGACTTATCATTGCTAGACATTACACGTATAAAAAATAAATTTGAAAAAGATGTTAAAGGGATTGGCTTTTCTGGGCATCATCTAGGAATTGCACCAGATGTTGCAGCATTAACGCTAGGAGCTAAGTACGTAGAACGACACTATACGTTAGATCGTACGTGGAAGGGGACGGACCATTCTGCCAGCTTAGAACCACATGATTTAAGGCAGTTGGTCGTTGATTTACGAAATGTAGCAAGTGCTCTCACATTTAAAGAACAAGAGATTTTAGAGATTGAAAAAGTACAACGAAAAAAATTAAAAAGAGGGTAA
- a CDS encoding acylneuraminate cytidylyltransferase: MSIAAFIPLRGGSKSIPLKNIKSFCGRPLAYWVIKAASDCKEIDRVYVSTDDEQIKQVIERFSFSKVQVIKRSKKTATDEATTESAMLECLPLVDNDHIILIQATSPLLESSHLQAAIVDYKNNKFDSLVSVVRQKRFVWKQEKSGSVPINYDPLNRPRRQDWDGFLVENGAFYMTSTKRLSKTGCRISGKVGLYEMPEETYFEIDEPTDWIIAEQLKKHQMKEYSPIDPTLENINLLVCDVDGVLTDGGMYYNERGEELKKFHTRDGKGIEQLRKSGIKVMLLTGEDHSLVKRRAEKLNVDYAFTGIQDKKIFLDEFYTNNKGYDFSTTAYIGDDINDLEALSTCAFAATPHDGQRKVKQVVDYICSKNGGSGCVREVCDVLLEKRTNEGRE; this comes from the coding sequence ATGAGTATCGCCGCATTTATTCCGCTCCGTGGGGGAAGTAAAAGCATCCCGCTAAAAAACATTAAATCGTTTTGCGGCCGCCCTCTTGCATATTGGGTTATTAAAGCCGCTAGCGATTGTAAAGAAATTGATCGTGTGTATGTTTCTACTGACGATGAACAGATCAAACAGGTCATAGAACGATTCTCTTTTTCTAAGGTACAAGTGATTAAACGTAGTAAAAAAACGGCAACTGATGAGGCAACGACAGAATCAGCGATGCTAGAATGTTTACCATTGGTGGACAATGATCATATCATCTTGATTCAAGCGACTTCACCATTATTAGAATCAAGTCACTTGCAAGCCGCTATTGTTGACTATAAAAATAATAAGTTTGATAGTCTTGTGTCTGTTGTTAGACAAAAACGGTTCGTGTGGAAACAAGAGAAAAGTGGTTCTGTGCCTATCAATTATGATCCATTAAACCGGCCGAGACGGCAGGATTGGGATGGGTTTTTAGTAGAAAACGGGGCGTTTTATATGACTTCGACAAAAAGGTTGTCTAAGACAGGATGTCGCATATCCGGTAAAGTCGGTCTTTATGAAATGCCAGAAGAAACTTATTTTGAAATTGATGAACCAACCGATTGGATCATCGCCGAACAACTTAAAAAGCACCAAATGAAAGAATACAGTCCTATAGATCCTACTCTAGAAAACATTAACCTACTTGTTTGTGATGTTGATGGTGTGCTTACTGATGGAGGAATGTATTACAACGAACGTGGTGAAGAACTTAAAAAGTTTCATACGAGAGACGGAAAAGGAATTGAACAATTGAGAAAATCGGGCATTAAAGTAATGCTCCTTACCGGAGAGGATCATTCACTTGTCAAACGCCGAGCCGAGAAACTCAATGTCGATTATGCTTTTACAGGCATTCAAGATAAAAAAATATTTCTAGATGAATTTTATACAAACAATAAAGGTTATGATTTTTCAACAACGGCTTACATTGGTGATGACATCAATGATTTAGAAGCCCTCTCAACTTGCGCATTTGCAGCCACCCCTCACGATGGACAGCGCAAGGTCAAGCAGGTCGTTGATTATATCTGTTCGAAAAATGGTGGGAGCGGTTGTGTACGTGAAGTTTGTGACGTGTTGTTAGAAAAAAGAACCAATGAAGGGAGGGAATAG
- a CDS encoding capsular polysaccharide export protein, LipB/KpsS family: MAEKRFKQLQNHIVFGDSYFQKKFIKVIPSITRDVVAMDQFLSEVPISCVLVSDSGNLRVPQLHPRSWGIPTISLQHGLLLTWQARMPVLATKKAVYGQFEMDLFKGKGVNKESIVITGHPRFDESATKKEQSIQLKESTPLKVLIATQPKNNKKVWEKFIEYAIKEFQVSIVIKPHPKERSIKEYKKLSNKYPQVVVSSRKSSLYDAMQQSDVVIVNSSTVGLEAMLCNKPVLILEMEHRLSEGAKRYFSPNLLGELVQSNHEKLANCLGKLITEKQMINYTAKKRNQFLSYVYPKSNQSSGDLLVQLIEELTRRDLTPEKECKGVGGSMNVRELISKQFNDDVFNRVDLIVRYLAIEDYYGKNNYGFKLYKKMQKNRSKHIAKTYLRRKRKFKELIESVEKQGLKKDSYVNLDSKSHLLDGSHRVACALYFNIDEIPIQFREKRKKIDYSINWFKNNGFTEEEIKLILDKQTELFDYISKS; encoded by the coding sequence ATGGCTGAAAAACGATTTAAACAATTGCAAAATCATATCGTATTTGGTGATTCGTACTTTCAAAAGAAGTTTATTAAAGTTATTCCTAGTATTACTCGTGATGTAGTTGCTATGGATCAATTTTTAAGTGAGGTTCCTATTTCTTGTGTACTTGTATCAGACTCAGGAAATCTCAGAGTTCCCCAACTTCACCCACGTAGTTGGGGAATACCGACAATATCCTTGCAACATGGTTTGCTGTTAACATGGCAAGCACGAATGCCGGTATTGGCAACAAAAAAAGCAGTTTATGGACAGTTTGAGATGGATTTATTTAAAGGAAAAGGAGTAAATAAAGAATCGATTGTAATTACGGGTCACCCTCGTTTTGATGAATCAGCAACCAAAAAAGAACAAAGTATCCAACTGAAAGAATCTACCCCCCTAAAGGTTTTAATTGCCACTCAACCAAAAAATAATAAAAAAGTGTGGGAAAAGTTTATTGAGTACGCAATTAAAGAATTCCAAGTCAGTATCGTTATTAAACCTCATCCAAAAGAGAGAAGCATTAAGGAATATAAAAAACTTAGTAATAAGTATCCTCAAGTTGTTGTTTCCTCAAGAAAAAGTTCACTTTATGATGCCATGCAACAGTCGGATGTAGTTATTGTCAACAGTTCAACTGTCGGGTTAGAAGCAATGTTATGTAATAAACCGGTACTTATACTCGAAATGGAGCATCGACTTTCAGAAGGAGCTAAAAGATATTTTAGCCCTAATTTATTAGGTGAACTTGTTCAATCGAACCATGAAAAATTAGCTAATTGTTTAGGTAAATTAATAACTGAAAAACAAATGATAAATTATACAGCGAAAAAAAGGAATCAATTTTTGTCATATGTGTATCCAAAATCAAACCAATCATCAGGAGATTTGCTTGTACAATTAATTGAGGAACTTACTAGAAGGGACTTAACGCCGGAAAAGGAATGTAAAGGAGTAGGGGGATCAATGAACGTTAGGGAGTTAATCAGCAAACAATTTAACGATGATGTTTTTAATCGAGTGGACCTGATTGTTCGTTATTTAGCAATCGAAGACTATTATGGGAAGAATAATTATGGATTTAAGTTGTATAAAAAAATGCAAAAAAATCGAAGCAAGCATATTGCCAAGACTTATTTACGACGTAAGAGGAAGTTTAAGGAGTTAATTGAATCCGTGGAAAAACAGGGATTAAAAAAAGATAGTTACGTTAATCTTGACTCAAAATCCCATTTACTAGATGGGTCTCATAGAGTTGCTTGCGCTTTGTACTTTAACATTGATGAAATACCAATTCAGTTCAGAGAGAAGAGGAAAAAAATTGATTACTCGATCAACTGGTTTAAAAATAATGGATTTACAGAGGAGGAAATAAAATTAATTTTAGACAAACAGACTGAACTATTTGATTATATTTCAAAGTCATAG
- a CDS encoding AarF/UbiB family protein, whose product MEEDFRSITISRRGRRKPVKVLHNPTPYQMIGRGEQGAVFKLSSDKCVKIYLKQRNRKSEEDVLRDAQNSTFFPTIYEAGSNYIVMEYIHGQFLDEYLVNKEEIPEAITEQILSLYKEMRRLNFTRYDVMMRHILVTADEKIKMIDHVTSRRKKGKQPTRLCNELYQLGLLHSFARQLQEKDKKTYNKWKKTIRKYIS is encoded by the coding sequence ATGGAGGAAGATTTTCGTTCAATTACCATTTCAAGGAGGGGGCGTAGAAAGCCAGTAAAAGTGTTACACAATCCAACACCTTATCAAATGATAGGAAGGGGGGAGCAAGGAGCTGTTTTTAAACTATCATCGGATAAATGTGTGAAAATTTATCTAAAGCAGAGGAATAGAAAGTCAGAAGAGGATGTATTAAGAGATGCCCAAAACTCCACTTTTTTTCCAACTATATATGAAGCAGGTTCAAACTATATTGTGATGGAATATATTCATGGTCAATTTTTAGACGAGTATTTAGTAAATAAAGAAGAGATACCTGAAGCAATAACTGAACAAATTTTATCTCTGTATAAGGAAATGAGACGACTAAACTTTACCCGATATGATGTCATGATGCGTCATATCCTTGTTACGGCTGATGAAAAAATAAAAATGATTGATCATGTAACTTCTCGAAGAAAAAAGGGTAAACAGCCAACTCGATTATGTAATGAACTTTATCAATTAGGTCTGTTGCATTCTTTTGCCAGGCAACTTCAAGAAAAAGATAAAAAAACCTATAATAAATGGAAAAAAACAATCCGTAAGTATATATCATGA
- a CDS encoding CDP-glycerol glycerophosphotransferase family protein: protein MKRLKGCRPIIFLRRVPPANLPLEEEKQLYQTLEDILDATGTPTYFKTPAFKKWIYKKVGFIVKRIRRIHTLFDRYKISQTIYGSTINRYGSVVTSFAQSRQVFTVNIQHGILSELGHFPVNADLNLVWGPSHKDYLVSRGAPQDRIKNIGPVFVRNLDFKANHQPPKRSEALNILVAMQPLGNKYNKKMIRTIEQAANNISEPITINYKLHPDQNNKQRYQKHLIQQCSAVISHGQRSLQELINESDLVITPFSTVAYEALLNGKPVVFYKDPGDLYYLNNSPLYVHTSSELSNIFTAAINDQGFLPSLASKLALKDSPHEQPLTSERLLRFIEESET, encoded by the coding sequence ATGAAACGATTGAAAGGCTGTCGGCCAATCATCTTTTTAAGAAGGGTCCCACCTGCCAATCTGCCCCTAGAAGAAGAAAAGCAATTGTATCAAACGCTTGAAGATATATTGGATGCAACTGGAACACCAACTTATTTTAAAACGCCCGCATTTAAAAAATGGATCTATAAAAAAGTAGGGTTTATTGTGAAGCGTATTCGTCGGATCCATACTTTATTTGACCGGTATAAAATTTCGCAAACCATTTATGGATCAACGATCAATCGCTACGGAAGTGTCGTGACGTCATTTGCACAAAGTCGCCAAGTTTTTACGGTTAACATCCAACATGGGATCCTTAGTGAGCTCGGTCACTTTCCAGTCAATGCAGACTTAAATTTAGTTTGGGGCCCTTCTCACAAAGATTATCTCGTGAGCCGTGGTGCACCGCAGGATCGTATTAAAAATATTGGTCCAGTATTCGTCCGAAACCTTGACTTCAAAGCAAACCATCAACCACCAAAAAGGAGCGAAGCACTGAACATCCTCGTCGCAATGCAGCCCTTAGGAAATAAATACAATAAAAAAATGATTCGAACGATTGAACAGGCAGCCAACAATATCAGTGAACCTATTACTATTAATTATAAACTCCACCCCGATCAAAATAATAAACAACGTTATCAAAAACATCTCATTCAACAGTGTTCTGCTGTGATCTCACATGGTCAACGTTCATTGCAGGAGTTAATTAACGAGTCTGACTTGGTTATTACACCTTTTTCAACCGTAGCCTATGAAGCTCTTCTTAACGGAAAACCAGTCGTCTTTTATAAAGATCCTGGGGATTTATATTATTTAAACAATTCTCCGTTGTATGTACACACGTCATCTGAACTCTCTAATATTTTTACAGCAGCGATTAATGATCAAGGGTTCCTCCCATCATTGGCGTCGAAATTAGCGTTAAAGGATTCTCCCCACGAACAACCACTAACCTCTGAAAGATTATTACGATTCATAGAAGAAAGCGAAACCTAA
- a CDS encoding YheC/YheD family endospore coat-associated protein, whose amino-acid sequence MTVQEEQIGNLGVLIPNIGFRKLARQKAHYRLKALAEANENMAWNLYFFSINRVDIENEEITGIYYDFWERKWLKKQFPYPDVLYRRGGPTKKYKENYDTFMKQCKKQETIFLNPTSFGNWKIYDYFSTVESLQQYLQETLIYEQQIDLIKMLEKYQRVYLKGCNGRKGKYVVRVEQQEEGYYEYCYYDQTSEATISERTKLSDLLTFVERFYEGKAFMVQEAIDLLEVDGRKIDLRAELQRNGDGMIQITGISARLARENSPITTHSDAITLDQLLGELSLEVNKKEALKETIHEFLYTVYEEIEKKYGVCAEMGIDFALTNDLQIKFIECNSQSTKVSLMKAYGEATFKEAFANPLLFSEYLLREREHEQRVSEPPMERPIVGTFVPKRSINRLLKQQESERMKRLSKGSEEAGTSLYFFAIQDVDFDEARIQGTYFDSEDDIWKRKWFPFPDVIYNRRSAGQTQERTQRFKAVVKEQGIPFINSEDDFDKWEFYNRLSRNHTISQYVPETKLYDPELLIDFLEQHQTIYLKANVGRYSRTVMRVKRIDTNHYQYSMVEDDLKSHEVQSVEELTQGINQYFGDKMVLMQQGVQVLSINDSMIDFRAEVQRDDHGELEVVANSVRVGAKHAPVTSTRAGASIYTFEDFFTNQYGWSDDMSQNWKQKINQFLREVYRTVEEEYGHFGEMGIDFAIDQEERLWLIECNTKSAKVALMESYDEERIDKAFTNPLRFAKYLYQQQRVTLS is encoded by the coding sequence ATGACCGTACAGGAAGAACAAATCGGCAATCTAGGAGTTTTAATACCGAATATCGGCTTTCGAAAATTGGCTAGACAAAAAGCCCACTACCGATTAAAAGCACTGGCAGAAGCAAATGAGAACATGGCTTGGAATTTATATTTTTTTTCGATAAATCGTGTAGACATTGAAAATGAAGAAATTACCGGTATTTATTATGATTTCTGGGAAAGGAAATGGTTGAAAAAGCAGTTTCCATATCCAGATGTTCTTTACCGCCGTGGTGGACCAACGAAAAAATATAAGGAGAATTACGATACATTTATGAAGCAATGCAAAAAGCAGGAGACGATCTTCTTAAACCCTACTTCATTTGGAAATTGGAAGATTTACGATTATTTTAGTACGGTAGAGTCCTTGCAACAGTATTTACAAGAGACGTTAATTTATGAACAACAAATTGATTTGATCAAGATGCTAGAGAAGTATCAGCGGGTCTATTTAAAGGGGTGTAACGGTAGGAAAGGGAAGTATGTTGTTCGTGTTGAACAACAAGAAGAGGGGTATTACGAGTATTGCTATTATGATCAGACGAGTGAAGCAACAATTTCCGAGCGTACAAAATTGAGTGACTTACTCACTTTTGTAGAGCGCTTCTATGAGGGGAAAGCATTCATGGTGCAAGAAGCGATTGATCTCTTGGAAGTCGATGGTCGCAAAATTGATTTGCGCGCGGAACTGCAAAGAAACGGTGATGGAATGATACAAATTACCGGGATTTCAGCGCGGCTCGCTCGTGAGAATTCACCGATTACAACGCATTCAGATGCGATCACGCTTGATCAATTGTTAGGTGAATTATCACTAGAGGTGAACAAAAAAGAAGCGCTGAAGGAGACCATTCACGAGTTTTTATACACGGTCTATGAAGAGATTGAAAAGAAATATGGTGTATGTGCTGAAATGGGAATTGATTTTGCACTCACCAATGACCTTCAAATTAAATTTATTGAGTGTAATTCACAAAGTACGAAGGTCTCGCTCATGAAAGCATATGGTGAAGCGACTTTTAAAGAAGCATTTGCAAATCCACTTTTATTTTCAGAATATTTGTTACGTGAACGAGAACATGAACAGAGAGTAAGCGAACCACCAATGGAACGTCCGATTGTCGGAACATTTGTGCCGAAGAGATCGATTAATCGACTACTTAAACAACAAGAGAGTGAACGAATGAAACGACTAAGTAAAGGCAGCGAGGAAGCAGGAACATCGTTGTATTTTTTTGCGATTCAAGATGTTGATTTTGACGAAGCACGAATCCAAGGAACGTACTTCGATTCAGAGGATGATATCTGGAAACGAAAATGGTTCCCATTTCCTGATGTCATTTATAACCGGAGATCTGCAGGTCAGACACAAGAACGGACGCAACGGTTTAAAGCAGTGGTAAAGGAACAAGGTATACCGTTCATTAATTCAGAGGATGATTTTGATAAATGGGAGTTTTACAACCGCTTAAGCAGGAACCATACGATTTCTCAATATGTCCCTGAAACAAAGTTGTATGATCCTGAACTTCTCATCGATTTCCTAGAGCAGCATCAAACGATTTATTTAAAAGCAAACGTTGGTAGGTATAGCCGTACGGTCATGCGCGTCAAACGTATAGATACTAATCACTATCAATATAGTATGGTTGAAGATGACCTGAAAAGTCATGAAGTACAATCGGTTGAAGAGTTAACGCAGGGGATCAATCAATATTTTGGGGATAAAATGGTATTGATGCAACAAGGGGTTCAGGTGTTGTCGATCAATGATTCGATGATCGATTTCCGTGCGGAAGTCCAGCGTGACGATCACGGGGAATTAGAGGTTGTGGCTAATTCAGTTCGTGTAGGGGCAAAACATGCTCCGGTGACAAGTACGCGTGCGGGCGCGTCGATTTATACGTTTGAAGATTTCTTCACCAATCAATACGGTTGGTCTGATGACATGAGTCAAAATTGGAAGCAGAAGATCAATCAGTTTTTACGAGAGGTTTATCGTACTGTCGAAGAGGAGTATGGACACTTTGGTGAAATGGGGATTGACTTTGCGATTGATCAAGAGGAAAGACTTTGGTTAATTGAATGCAATACGAAATCTGCAAAGGTTGCATTAATGGAGTCGTATGATGAAGAACGGATCGATAAGGCGTTCACTAATCCCCTTCGCTTTGCAAAATATTTGTATCAACAACAACGAGTAACACTTTCGTAA
- a CDS encoding SDR family oxidoreductase, which produces MRVLVVGANGQIGKHIVRILGESNKHEVRAMIRKQEQSAALEAVGAETVIADLEGDVKGIAEAAKGCDAVIFTAGSGAHTGADKTILIDLDGAIKTIEAAEQAQANRFVMVSAINADKREKWSEQIRHYHAAKHYADERLKASDLNYTIVRPGGLTNDPGTGKVSIAKNLERGYVTREDVASTVVATLEEENTYRRGFDLIGGDTAIAEALQQFK; this is translated from the coding sequence GTGAGAGTATTAGTTGTTGGAGCCAATGGTCAAATTGGTAAACATATTGTACGAATCCTAGGTGAAAGTAACAAACACGAAGTAAGAGCGATGATTCGCAAACAAGAACAATCAGCAGCCTTGGAAGCTGTTGGAGCAGAAACAGTGATTGCTGATTTAGAAGGAGATGTAAAGGGAATAGCTGAAGCAGCCAAAGGTTGTGATGCGGTTATTTTCACCGCTGGATCTGGTGCACATACGGGTGCTGATAAGACGATTTTAATTGACCTAGATGGTGCGATTAAAACGATTGAAGCTGCTGAACAAGCGCAAGCAAACCGCTTTGTCATGGTTAGTGCGATTAATGCTGATAAGCGAGAAAAATGGTCAGAGCAAATTCGTCATTATCACGCAGCTAAACACTATGCAGATGAACGTCTGAAAGCTAGTGACTTAAATTATACCATTGTACGTCCAGGAGGATTAACCAATGATCCTGGTACAGGTAAAGTTTCGATTGCCAAAAATCTTGAGCGTGGCTATGTAACAAGAGAAGATGTGGCAAGCACCGTTGTTGCTACACTTGAAGAGGAAAATACGTACCGCCGTGGATTTGACTTAATCGGGGGCGATACCGCAATTGCTGAAGCTCTACAACAATTTAAATAA
- a CDS encoding Fur-regulated basic protein FbpA: MFYTQDQVDKDQLIDALLQNELYKMPDGRQFYEASEEELELLICSTLDLPDAFCSV; this comes from the coding sequence ATGTTTTACACACAAGATCAAGTTGATAAAGACCAATTGATCGATGCCCTTTTACAAAATGAACTTTATAAAATGCCGGATGGTCGTCAATTTTATGAAGCAAGTGAAGAAGAGCTAGAGCTTCTTATTTGTTCAACGTTGGACCTCCCGGATGCCTTTTGTTCTGTATAA